TAATATATGTGATTTGGATGTTGAAAGAGCGCCTGGGGGGTTTGGAATCACCCATTATAGATGAAGAACACCGGATATACTCAATACAATAACAAGCAGTCAATCAAATAGCAATCTATATCAAATATCTAAACTTGAAGAATGTAATCAGTGGCAGCCACTGTTTGGTAGATTCTGATCAGATCACCAGATAACCGAACTATAGAAAAACCTCTTCTGATATGTCTCTAAATCTGGACAAATAAAAGTCAGCAGTAAAATAATAAGAATCTGAAATCATAAACCCAGAACTTTGGGTGATTTCAGAAAGCAGAAAATCAGGGTGTCAGATTGACACCAAATTTGGACCGAGGGAGCCTTTAAGTGGGTCCAACAATGACCAAAAGAATCAGACACATCTGATGGTCTGATAGTAAATAATTGCAGACAGAAACCTGTccagaaatttcagaaaaacAGGGTATCGCCAGCCCTTGGAGAAAAGCAATAACTCATCATCAGTAGCGTGGATCAGTCTCAATTAAAGGCAAGGATTGAGAACTCGGTGCTgacactggtttcgaccagccagaaacctgGATTGtcttggtttcgaccatatctcagtCAAAACCTGGTACTTTCTCAAGGgtaacttgaaccttggtttgagGCCCAGAAGTTTTTTTGCTCTGATtgttgttgtgctgcctatttttgacattttgaacccaaaccatgcattagtttcacatagagaacaatcaaaataatacttgtggttttgccctgattcttgttgttgctgcctATTCTGTGACATCTTTCTTTGGTGTTCTCTAGATCTGGGGGTGATGATTCATGGGCTCCAATAAATAGCGTGGATGCTGTGGCAGATTTGATTCCCAGATTAGACAAAGCAACTCTCGATGTGAAGGATGACCTAATGATGGGGCCAGACCTTATTGTGAATAATCAGGACTGCAGGTGTGGGATGCCTTTATGCATTTGTGTAGCTCCAGACCCAGACCCAGTTCCTTCTCCATTGAAGGTATGTTTTAGTCAAAAAATTCATTATCATCTTGAGGGTTTTCCAGAAATCTCTCCTACCATTTGATTTTTGTGGCAGATGCAAACTGCTTCCATTTCCACCACACAGTCCAGCCCAAGAGTAAGGAAGTTGGACAATGTTCCAAAGAATGCCCGTTCTGTTTCGAACAGCAATCCCAGGTCTGTTACATCTCTGGTACTGGGTGTTATACTTTATTTTATGTTGTATTCTTGGTGTATATAATGATAAATGACTATGCCCATAATAACTGTGGAGCAGCATGCCCTCCTAAATCAGCTGCAAGAAGGCCAACTAGAGGACAGGTGTTGAATAGGAGCAGGAACTCTCCTAGGATGAGGATGCACCAACCTGTGTCTTCCAGTTGGTCATGTGATTGGCCTCTCTGAAGACCTGAGGCACTAATATGCTCAAACTATCTTGCTAATGTGCAAATATCCTCCATTATCAAGTGAATGGTCCATGGATGGTTGAAATAATCCCTGACGCTATCACTTTTCGGAATCTCATTCAAAGTTCAACACCAGATCCTGTTTTTGGATTCTTGGTCGTTCTAACTGCAGATCTTTTTTGCAAGAGCTTTGCTAAATGCTTGCCAGAGTATTCTGGGGCTAATACACCTTATTCTCCTACAGTCTTACTCCTGTCTGTAGGAATGAAGCATCAAAGTTGTTATTAATGCTGCGTGTATTGGTGGTGTATGTCTAACATGGATGGATGATCCTCCATTATCATGTTAATGGTCCATGGATGATTGAAATAATCCCTGACGCTATTACTTTTCGGAAGCTCATTCAAAGTTTAATACCAAATCCTGTTTTTGAATTCTTGGTCGCTCTTAACTGCACGCCTTTTTTGCAAGAGCTTTGCTAAATGCTTGCTAGAGTATTCTGGGGCTAATACACCTTATTCTCCTACAGTCCTACTCTTGTTTGTAGGAATGAAGCATCAAAGTTGACATTAATGCTGTATTGGTTGTGAATATTTAACATGGATGATTTAGTTTAGTTTCTCTTTTTGTTCAAATCAGTATTGAAGCCTTGTCCAAATATGATCCATCAAACCTACTAACATGGAGCTCATCCATGTTAAGGTTAATCCTAGGTAGTGAAGTACCATCGAACAGGCCCATAATTGATCAACTCTTCTCAGCATTTTATCCTTCCAGCCCCAAGCCAAGGGGCATGCATGTGAGAGATGAGTTCCTACTTTAGTTTCCTTCTCACATGGCAGGCCCTATTGGGATTCTGCCATCCCTTGTCAATAAGGTGGTGAGTCATTTGAGGTCTGTAAGAATATAACTTTGCTagtgatctttgtcttcaaaatattctgaaaaccaaatgttGCCCATTAGTTGTTCATTGTTCTGCATGGGAGAATTTATATTAACAGAAAAACTTTCATTCCTTTTTTAAACTCATGAAACATAGACATGATGTCCTCTTTGAGTGTAAGTAACACTTGTGAAAACTTGTGAAGAAACTCATCAAGACCACAGGACTTTTCATCTGCAGTAGCATCAATTCCCTTGGATTTCTTAACCAATCTCTTAGTTCCTGTGGGATTTCATTGAATTGCAACCCTGCCAAGAGAGTTAGTGTTGGAAGAGGCTCTCTATGGAAGTATGGAGATTCTTGTAATAGTCCACAATGTCCATACAAATCTTGCTTGTCTTCAAGAAGATGAGCCACCTTTAACATTAAGAGAGAactgatatattttttttatagtttgCATTTTCTATTGGGAAGTGTTTGAACCTTGTATTATCAGCCCCCTTTCTCAGCAATCTGATCCAAGATTTATGCTTCCAAAATTCATTTCCTTTAATAGGAGGTCTTTTTAAACCCCTTCTAATCCTCCTAAACTCGAGTTCTTTCATTCTGCTAAAACAACAGTTTTTTTTGCAGGTTATTTTCAACATCAAGCTCATTCCCTTGTATTGATGTTGAACAAATTCCTGTTTATTCCCGACTTCAATCTTCTCTTTTAGTAACTTAAACTTCTGCCTCAGATTAGATGCTactgtttttttggggggataggtaggccccaaggagagttgaactcatgacctcttaattgtgaggtgtctGTCCTTGCCAACAAAGCTACCTCCATGGGGCATTAGTTGCTACTGTTCTCTCAATTtccacagttttttttttcaaatttaaaggGTTAGGCCCAAAGTACATACGTCCACAGGTAAGAAATAGATGAACATGAGCAGAGGCTGGCCATGGCAAGCATCTTTTTTAATGATTGCTAGTCTTCATCCATGTAACCAGTGATGAGAATTCTGTTGACTATTCTTAGAGTTGACTGGGATTGTATGTGGAATATCAACCAGACCATTCCTATGTGAAATGAGATAAGTCTCTATTCAGTCCTGTTCTCCTCACCTTTCATGAAAAGGGCATAcccgaggctcctgccactgcagggtctggggagcgtcataatgtacgtagccttacccctTGCTTCGCGGCTTTGCGGAATGGCTGTTCTCCTCACTTTAACGAATGGATTTATTTAGTAATATCCATCTAATATCCAAGGAAACTGCAATCTCCTTTTGACCTATTCCGATTTCTTCCTGGGAGATTGAAATTGCATTGGATCATTTGGGCATTTATCCCTGTCAGACTCTATTGAATGTACCATTCACCAGCTAACCTTTCAGCAAGATTAAATATACCAATTAGTGTATTTCTTTCTCATCACCCCCATCCCCAAGTGCAAGAACCTAAATCTCACTCACTTGGCCTTCGCCAATGACCTCATGCTTTTCTTTAAAGCCGACATTCTCTCGGTCCAATCCACTATTTCATGCTTTGACCATTTTGAGTCCATGTCAAGCCTCCGAGTCAACCTCTCCAAGTCCTTTCGCTTCCTTTCAGGTATCTCTGAGGAGCTCAAAGCTACCCTCCTTGAGATCTCAGGCTTCTCCCTTGGTTCCCTTCCCGTAAAATATTTGGGTCTCCCCTTGATCCCCTCCCGGTTGACTGCTCATCATTGCACCTGTGCAAACGGCTTCAACTGTGGAAAGATCAACTACTTTCCTATGCAGGGCACCTCGAACTGATAAGATCAGTCCTCCAAGCTTCTTATTTGTATTGGTCAGGTATCTTTAGCATCCCTTAGTTGGTTATTGTAAAATTGGAAGGCCTCATGTGctcctttctttggaagggaTCCGAAACTGTCTTATCATACTGAATTAGGGAGgctgaagcctcagtggtggtggAAGAACTCCTTTGGCggctgaaaaagaaaaaatacccaaagagattgcgctttgataccaagttgagaagaagagattagagagaataGATTGGCTTGTCAGTAGTGACAAAGGCCGTTATTATTTATAGATGGATAAAGGATTACACATATGGTATGCTTAGCTAAGGCTGAGTCATAATACAGTCACAGTCCTTAGCTCACATACAATGAATCTAGACGGGTACAGAACCCTTATACTTAACTTCAACCATTCCATAACTAGAAAACTAACCTCCATGAATCCAGACAGATTCATGCTCCTCTCTGTTACATTGGTTTCTTGCATCaatcttttttattcaatttactttGCCTCAATGCCAAGGTTTTTCCTTCCGGATTCCGTCTCAGagccagaagaagaaaaacacaaaaatgaaTTGCACCATCATGGTGACACAGAACACCTTCGTGGAGACTTTCctagctttctttcttttgggccatctatgtctctctctctctctttcccccttccATTCTCCTTTTTTCCTGTTGCTGTAACAccacttcttttgttttttctccttcAGATATCTCTGTATACATGGACATACGAATGTTAAATAGCCTTACCCATATTCTGTCCATGGGtgtgcatgtgcatgcatgtgtgtgttttcctaaggccccgtttgtttagaggggacttaggtggggtgggagaattggggtGGTAAAATGCTGATGTAGCACTTCAAAGTCCCaccccaaccttgtttggttaatttggggtggtgaacttacaaaagctagggggacatcattaattgctttgtctgctaatgtggcacttcaaaatcccaccccttttCTATCCAAAGTCCTACCAAATTGGTGGGATTTTGGTTATtgttcatgggaaaagtaactttacctcaattttacctcaacatttccaCTCCAACAAAACCCCACTAACATGCGggtcccatcttcccaacaatcccacaccaccttcccctctaaacaaacggggccttatTTCCTTTCCTATCCTTTTGttgtcaacccaacccacaacatgtgggacccaccctcacaagttcccacccctttttatccGTCAAACAAACAGGGCCTAAAAGTGCAAAAACTTTCCCTTCTAAAGGTATCTAATTTAGGTATGCTTTGatattttgtatttgttttcttGTTCTCTTACCATCCAAGCTGAATTTATGTAGATTCAGTACCATGTTAAGTTTCTTTTTACAGTTTGTATTTCCCAACAATAACTAAACTGAGCAAGACTTTTACAGTTCACTTTTCAGTCTAGGTCAAATGACAAATGGTAGCTTGGATCATCCTCAGATGGATTATGAAGTTAATGGTGAGGTAAAATTCTAGATGATCTGtagaaaatgattttaaaaaaaagttttactATGGTTGCCAAAGCATTTCTACTGAATGAAATCATTTATTCATTTACTCCTTTGGTTGAATCATTTTGCTCTATAGGGTTTAAGAGAAGCTATTAAGAACAGAGACATTGCCGCAGTCAAGAAGCTTCTGAGTGAGGTATACAGTTCTTGATATATCCTGTTGTTATGGATTTAAAGACTCAAAACTGTTTTCATGCTGACAGGGTGTGGATGCAAATTACTGTGACAAACAAGGATTATCCTTGCTACACTTGGTACAGATTAATTCCAatgctgtgtgtgtgtgtggttctACAAAACTTTGAAGCAATTTAGGATGGTTATGAATATAACAATGGGGTTAACTGGCCGCAGGCAGCACTCTTTAATCTTACTGAGATTTCTTTTGCACTCATGGACCATGGAGCTAGAGTGGACTGCAAGAATGCACAAGGTAATTGGTTCCCACATTCAGACTGAACTATTTTACTtcgaaattttgtttttttgaagaaCTTGGTGATTAAAGTTTTGTAGCAATATGGGTAATGACACCCATATGAAATCTATGGATGGGCACCTAGTTCTGCTATGTGGCAGGTTGGATATTACCAAAATTTTGTGGACTGATGATAGACCCCAAAGGTCCCCTACTTTCATCTCAAGTTGCATCCCAAATGGACCTGGCCATGTGCAGGGTTTATAATTGAGTTTGAGCCTGAAATTTGATAGGTGAGAATCCAGACCAGTCCCCTGATATCCATTGTTCAGAAATGCCTCATCAGCCTTCCACATGACAGAACTAGTTATGCCTGCCTAAAGATCCCATATGGGTGTGCCTGCTCACAAAACCTTTCATCTTAAAATTTTGTTTGACTAGTTGGAATTTAGGAGATGAAtatgaggaaggaagaaggaagaagatgagcgaagaagagagaagtagaaaaaaaagaacacaaaaaaaaaagagagagagtgagttcggtggaatgttgtgtgttggagtATTGTCTCcaacacacctatattacttcccTAATAATAtgaaaggaaatacatacatctccctagggaggtaaaaggtaaaaaaggaaaattacaatataaggcaactaggCAACAATCTAGTTCCTatagtacccttattacataaactctaacactccccctcaagctggagaataaatgtcatgcattcccagttGCATAATAGGGTACCAAACTAGAGAGAAGTATTCCATATGTCCGCtagttgatcaccagtcttcacaaaggggTGCAAATGCAGCCAAAggctatcttctccttgatgaagtgccagTCCACTTTGATGTCctttgttctgtcatgttgcactgggttgtgagcaatgcttatagttgttttgttatcacagtagagctGCATAGGTCCTCCAGTGTCAAACCCAACTCCTGGACTAtccatctcaaccatatgagttcgcAAACTCCATGAGTCATAGCCTTAAATTCTGCCTCTgtactggatctagctacaacaggctgttttttgcttctccatgtgactaagttacctcccacaaatgtgcaataaccaAATGTAGACCTTTTGTTTGAGATAGATCCAACCTAATTGGCATCTGTGAAGGCTTCTATTCGCAAGTGATTGTGCCTGGCATCCAATAGTCCTTTCCCTAGAGAGGATTTGTATCTGAGAATGCAatatacaacatccaagtgtCCACTattgggagcatgcataaactgactcactacttccactgcataagaaatatctgggcgagtcataGGCAGATAGATGAGCTTCCCCACTAACCTTTAGTACTTTCCTGCATTAATAAGAGAGGgtccacaatcttctcctagtttgtgattttaCTCAATAGgagcatggttcgagaactcggtttcgCCCATGGTTTTGCTCAGGCAAAAAACCGAGCTgggctgagatctcggcgagttgatgcacttttttttttgaactcgttTGATGGTTTCaatgggtttttgacctagtttggtcatgaaacttaGTATATAACCTATTTTtagccatttaaacacaatgacactatcaaattttccaaaatcaaagttcaaataggagtttgacttcggatcctaggttggtaggctacaacgtactaataggccctattctacacataagtTAGTAATAaaaagcaatcaaatcatacaattaatgtaaaacaacttaaataagcattagaaatgtaaaagtgtaaaatacatcaatcttgATGTAGATCAATGTTTCCACGCGTTTGGTGAAGTTATGTGGTGATTTTCCGTAAAAATTGCGAAGAAAGATGAAGTCTTAAGTCAAATTTGAGTACACCAGAGGAATGCTCACTGAGAAGGAAGCGACAGTCGAGATCTCAACTTTCTCGGTCAAGTTCTATACACTTTTATATGGCGGTTTAGTGAGATCTCAGTCAAACTGAGATCTTGGCCGAGataatgtattattttcattttgccTATCATCTCATCTCGGTAATCCAAAAAACCGAGATATTAccaagatctcgacgagttcttgttccatgaaTAGGAGAACTTGTTGGTTTGTAGCCCAACATCCATGTCTCTTTCAAaaaatcaaggacaaacttcctttaacatatgttgattcccCTCTTGGACCTTAACCCTTCAATTctcaagaaatacttcaaaggACCCAAATCTTTAGCCAAAAAAGGGGATACGTCACTGTTAGAGGCGGTGTGTCCTGTAGGGCTCGTCGAGAGCTTCGATTTGATATATGATTCGACCCATGTTGTTTAGTACCTCTGCCCACTCTGGGTTGACTTTTTTTGTTGGTCTAACTGGTTCAACTACTCTTCTGATATATCCTCTACATCATTGATTTTGCTTCTATTGTTACTTCTTATTTGGGGGAATTAAAAATTTAGAATATCAAATTGTTGAGCCAGTTAGGTCTTCAGCCTAGCTATCTCAGCTTTGTCATCTCCAttcactacaatgtcatcaacataggcaATAAGGGTTGTAATAGTACCATTACCTCACCGGGTAAATAgggtgtgatcagcttgactctgtGAATACCCGTTCTTCTGAATAacttgtctaaacctctcaaactaAGCTTTTggagactgtttgagaccatataaagccttcttgaggagacacaccttcccttcagGACTTTGAAGCCAGGAGggggctgcatgtacacttcctcctCTTAAGTCACCATgcaggaaagcattcttcacattcaACTGATATAGTGGCCAATCTTTATTTGCTACCAATGTTAAGACGACCCTTATAGGATTATGCTTAGCTACAAGATCAAATGTCTCCTTATAGTGAATCCTTTACACACCTGACTGTACCCTTTGGCCACCGACCTTGCCTTGTACCTCTCAATTGCACCATTTGACCagtacttgattgtgtagacctaCCTACATCCAACCAGAACtctccccttgggaagatctgccaatttccaagtaccattcttttcaagagccatcatttccttAGACATagcttgcttccactttgggtcagacatagcctcAGTGACATTCTTGGGACTGGAAACAGAGGAGAGGGCAACAGTCAAAGCAACACCTGTAGGGGAGAGCATTATAGGAAATAAATTGCGAATAGGATTAGTGcaaattttctttccttttctaacagcaataggatgtctaaatgagaaggaaaagaagggatgtcacctgactAAGGAGGATGgagctcaggatgtggatcccaaggttcgagaactcgcgagatctcgccaagtttctcggttttgggcaatACCGAGTCGAGTTACTAGTCGGTTCCTAAAAGAGCAATTTCTCGGCCGTGCAgagatctcggtgatatctcgaaggttaaaatcaagatattttcaatacaaaaaaaacaatatgTCGCcgatatctcggcgagatctcggttgggcccaaaggtgctatttacttgtattcagcccaattttcacccaaaaacccatttccaacataagagagagcaggaacagaactcgataggctctaaaccaaggggaaaaacacctctccttcaaatttcttcttctttctttcgattgttggatggaatgcactgtttggagttagattgaagtgccaaagtgaagattcaagtgccaatttggagcatcatcacctatttgcaagatttcaaaggtgttttctatttcttccccaaatctattttttccaaaatttttttttgtaatccttgttagattcatgtggttttaatatatgttgaacatctttgcccgatctatcacttcatggagtcggattttttttcagttaataaattatttattataatttctgaaaaagtaaatgatttatttgaaaaaagaaaatgaaaaaaataggatgaatagtgattgtttgaaaatgattttgatatatgttaaactacttgggatgctctacagccccatggattaattttttattttcacccattaaaaaaattattttatttttcagatttaataaatatattataaaaattaaaaaaatatatataatattaaggaaaaatacttattgcttatggaaaattatgtacaacatatgtacataatattcaacttcaaatggtgtcaaattcatcattacattatatttttcttatactttaaggtataaatagttttaaaaaaaattcaaaatattatttttaattaacaaataaatactagggttaggggataaataagagatagtta
The sequence above is a segment of the Telopea speciosissima isolate NSW1024214 ecotype Mountain lineage chromosome 7, Tspe_v1, whole genome shotgun sequence genome. Coding sequences within it:
- the LOC122669684 gene encoding hepatocyte growth factor-regulated tyrosine kinase substrate isoform X1; the protein is MSSEPPPFQEAARCDVCNCSFNAFKRRHHCRCCGRTFCHEHSSNQMALPQFGIQSCVRVCSDCFNTSSRSGGDDSWAPINSVDAVADLIPRLDKATLDVKDDLMMGPDLIVNNQDCRCGMPLCICVAPDPDPVPSPLKMQTASISTTQSSPRVRKLDNVPKNARSVSNSNPSSLFSLGQMTNGSLDHPQMDYEVNGEGLREAIKNRDIAAVKKLLSEGVDANYCDKQGLSLLHLAALFNLTEISFALMDHGARVDCKNAQGETPLDCAPVMLQFKMQKKIEGGGGGTGT
- the LOC122669684 gene encoding hepatocyte growth factor-regulated tyrosine kinase substrate isoform X2, with amino-acid sequence MSSEPPPFQEAARCDVCNCSFNAFKRRHHCRCCGRTFCHEHSSNQMALPQFGIQSCVRVCSDCFNTSSRSGGDDSWAPINSVDAVADLIPRLDKATLDVKDDLMMGPDLIVNNQDCRCGMPLCICVAPDPDPVPSPLKMQTASISTTQSSPRVRKLDNVPKNARSVSNSNPSLGQMTNGSLDHPQMDYEVNGEGLREAIKNRDIAAVKKLLSEGVDANYCDKQGLSLLHLAALFNLTEISFALMDHGARVDCKNAQGETPLDCAPVMLQFKMQKKIEGGGGGTGT